A stretch of [Clostridium] scindens DNA encodes these proteins:
- a CDS encoding penicillin-binding transpeptidase domain-containing protein has translation MKRKKIIGTMAAILILLIVGAVAVVLVRRPFDAGKPDELLADYFACIEKGAYDKMYGMLDEESKANISKKDFVTRNQKIYEGIEAKNVKISVKDAKKTDGGEKVSYLTSMDSVAGKIEFENQAMCTRDSYFDEFKLSWDDSLIFPDMKDTDKVSVSTSQAVRGQILDRNGNMLAGPGTAPSVGLVPGKMSENKEADIAQLAGLLGMTEEEINSQLSAAWVTPDSFVPLKTLNSQQSQELTEQLLTIAGVLINDTEVRTYPLGEKAAHLIGYVQSVTAEDLEEHKGEGYTSSSVIGKSGIEGLYEKELKGENGVKISIMTEDGVEKNVVASVDKQDGENIRLTIDSDLQGLVYDQFREDKSCSVAINPFTGEVLALVSTPAYDDNEFILGMSGERWDQLNNDENKPLYNRFRQVWCPGSSFKPITAGIGLTTGTINPDEDYGSEGLSWQKDESWGDYHVTTLHEYSPVNLENALIYSDNIYFAKAALNIGADNLMKSLKLLGFGQELPFEIKMSQSQYANDGGTIDSEIQLADSGYGQGQILINPLHLATLYTSILNDGNVIRPYLTYSETPKSEVWIAQAFSSDAASRVKTALEKVVNTPEGTGYGAHREDIALAGKTGTAEIKADQNDTTGTELGWFGVFTEDAAAQKPVLLMSMVEDVKDRGGSGYVVDKSAAVLQGYLP, from the coding sequence ATGAAACGTAAAAAGATTATAGGGACAATGGCCGCGATACTGATCCTGCTGATCGTAGGAGCCGTGGCAGTCGTGCTGGTAAGAAGGCCCTTTGATGCGGGAAAGCCAGATGAGTTGCTGGCTGATTATTTTGCATGTATTGAAAAAGGCGCTTATGACAAGATGTATGGCATGCTGGATGAAGAGAGCAAGGCCAATATCTCTAAAAAAGATTTTGTTACCCGGAATCAAAAAATATACGAAGGCATTGAAGCAAAGAATGTGAAGATCAGCGTAAAGGATGCCAAGAAGACGGATGGAGGTGAGAAGGTATCCTACCTTACATCCATGGACAGCGTGGCAGGAAAGATCGAGTTTGAAAATCAGGCGATGTGTACCAGAGACTCCTATTTTGATGAGTTCAAACTCTCCTGGGATGACAGCCTGATCTTCCCGGATATGAAGGATACGGATAAAGTGTCCGTATCCACCAGCCAGGCGGTCAGAGGCCAGATACTGGATCGTAATGGCAATATGCTGGCAGGTCCTGGTACAGCGCCGTCCGTCGGGCTGGTGCCAGGAAAGATGTCCGAGAACAAAGAAGCGGATATCGCCCAGCTGGCCGGCCTCCTGGGAATGACAGAAGAGGAGATTAACAGCCAGTTATCAGCAGCATGGGTTACGCCTGACTCTTTCGTGCCATTAAAAACCCTGAACAGCCAGCAAAGCCAGGAATTGACGGAACAGCTTCTGACGATTGCCGGGGTTCTGATCAATGATACGGAAGTAAGGACCTATCCTCTGGGAGAAAAGGCAGCACATCTGATCGGCTACGTGCAGAGCGTGACGGCAGAGGATCTGGAAGAACATAAAGGAGAAGGCTATACCAGTTCAAGCGTGATTGGCAAGAGCGGGATCGAAGGACTGTATGAGAAGGAACTCAAAGGCGAGAACGGCGTCAAGATCTCTATTATGACGGAGGATGGCGTGGAAAAGAACGTAGTTGCATCCGTGGATAAGCAGGATGGAGAGAATATCCGGCTGACCATTGATTCGGATCTGCAAGGGCTCGTCTATGACCAGTTCAGGGAAGATAAGAGCTGCTCGGTGGCCATAAACCCGTTTACCGGAGAAGTGCTTGCACTGGTCAGCACGCCTGCTTATGATGACAATGAATTTATTCTTGGCATGTCAGGCGAGCGTTGGGATCAGCTGAACAATGATGAGAATAAGCCTCTGTATAACCGGTTTCGGCAGGTATGGTGCCCAGGATCTTCCTTCAAGCCGATCACGGCGGGAATTGGCCTTACCACCGGAACCATCAATCCGGATGAGGACTATGGAAGCGAGGGGCTTAGCTGGCAGAAGGATGAGAGTTGGGGGGATTACCATGTAACGACGCTTCATGAGTATTCTCCTGTGAATCTGGAAAACGCGCTGATTTATTCAGACAACATCTATTTCGCTAAAGCGGCCTTAAATATCGGCGCGGACAATCTGATGAAGTCGCTGAAACTGCTGGGATTTGGTCAGGAACTGCCCTTTGAGATCAAGATGTCCCAATCCCAGTATGCCAATGACGGGGGAACCATCGATTCAGAGATACAGTTGGCGGACAGCGGCTACGGGCAGGGACAGATTCTTATCAATCCACTGCATCTTGCCACCTTATATACTTCCATCCTCAATGACGGCAATGTGATCCGGCCTTATCTCACCTACAGCGAGACGCCAAAGAGCGAAGTATGGATCGCCCAGGCGTTTTCATCCGATGCGGCCTCCAGAGTGAAGACTGCGCTTGAAAAAGTGGTCAATACCCCGGAAGGAACCGGGTATGGGGCACACCGGGAAGATATCGCATTGGCGGGCAAGACGGGAACTGCCGAGATCAAGGCAGACCAGAACGATACGACGGGCACGGAGCTTGGATGGTTCGGCGTATTTACAGAAGATGCTGCCGCACAGAAGCCAGTTCTTCTGATGAGCATGGTGGAGGATGTAAAGGACCGGGGCGGAAGCGGCTATGTAGTGGATAAAAGCGCGGCCGTCCTGCAGGGATATCTTCCATAA
- a CDS encoding polysaccharide deacetylase family protein gives MKEEKKRKWKNRSVLALVLTVALAGSYKYISGYVTVSSNVNGRELPIYSVETKEKKVALSFDAAWGNDDTQKILEILKKHGLHVTFFMTGGWVEKYPEDVKAIQAAGHDLGNHSENHKNMAQLSTEEQKTEIMTVHEKVKQLTGVDMQLFRPPYGEYNDNLILTAKGCGYFPVEWSVDSLDWKDYGVDSILDMVLKNKELRNGAIILCHNGAKYTPDALEQLITGLEDKGYQIVPVSELIYKDHYHMDVTGRQIKD, from the coding sequence ATGAAGGAAGAGAAAAAAAGAAAATGGAAGAACCGAAGCGTTCTGGCATTGGTGCTGACGGTGGCCCTGGCAGGGTCGTACAAATATATATCCGGATATGTAACGGTCTCCAGCAATGTAAACGGAAGAGAATTGCCCATCTATTCGGTGGAGACAAAGGAGAAGAAGGTAGCCCTTTCATTCGATGCGGCCTGGGGCAATGATGATACGCAGAAAATTCTGGAAATATTGAAAAAGCATGGACTCCACGTGACCTTCTTCATGACCGGAGGCTGGGTGGAAAAGTATCCGGAGGATGTAAAGGCAATTCAGGCAGCAGGCCATGATCTTGGAAACCATAGCGAGAATCATAAGAACATGGCGCAGCTATCCACGGAGGAACAAAAGACAGAAATCATGACAGTCCATGAAAAGGTAAAGCAGCTGACCGGAGTAGATATGCAGCTGTTCCGCCCGCCTTATGGAGAATATAATGACAATCTGATCCTGACGGCAAAGGGCTGTGGATATTTTCCAGTAGAATGGTCGGTTGACAGTTTGGACTGGAAGGATTATGGTGTAGACAGCATCCTTGATATGGTACTTAAGAACAAGGAATTAAGGAACGGGGCTATCATCCTGTGCCATAACGGCGCAAAATACACTCCGGACGCGTTAGAGCAGCTGATTACCGGACTTGAAGACAAGGGCTATCAGATCGTTCCGGTATCCGAACTGATCTATAAGGATCATTACCATATGGATGTGACGGGACGACAGATCAAAGACTAG
- a CDS encoding lysoplasmalogenase → MEYMTIIAMILFGIAYGCLRERAGRRALALKALATSMAVTAGLYGAVQSQDTAGWLIVAGLVLCMIADVVLEIRMVGGIGIFGAGHLCFIAAFWLMSPPTPGTLLLFLAIYVAAIGMFRHEIAGLGGLKVPAFLYMAVLGFMVSMAVTSGWHIGGSEGMLLAAGACLFLASDCMIAWRTVKDIRQNAYGAILLILYYAAVYLIGSASWI, encoded by the coding sequence ATGGAGTATATGACTATCATAGCAATGATCCTGTTTGGTATCGCATATGGCTGCCTTAGGGAACGGGCAGGGAGACGGGCACTGGCCCTAAAGGCTCTTGCTACTTCCATGGCGGTTACCGCAGGCCTATACGGCGCAGTGCAAAGTCAGGATACCGCTGGATGGCTGATTGTGGCTGGGCTTGTACTATGCATGATTGCCGATGTGGTGCTGGAAATTAGGATGGTGGGAGGAATCGGCATATTCGGGGCAGGGCACCTGTGCTTTATCGCCGCTTTCTGGCTCATGTCTCCTCCCACCCCAGGCACGCTGCTGCTTTTCCTGGCCATATACGTCGCTGCCATAGGAATGTTCCGGCATGAGATCGCGGGGCTTGGCGGGCTTAAGGTTCCGGCGTTCCTCTACATGGCGGTTCTGGGATTCATGGTATCGATGGCTGTGACGTCGGGCTGGCACATAGGCGGCAGCGAGGGCATGCTTCTTGCGGCAGGGGCCTGCCTGTTCCTGGCATCGGACTGTATGATCGCGTGGCGCACGGTGAAGGATATCCGGCAGAATGCTTACGGAGCCATCCTGCTTATCCTTTATTACGCGGCCGTATATCTGATTGGAAGCGCATCCTGGATCTGA
- a CDS encoding FprA family A-type flavoprotein has translation MQSTRKVTEDIRWVGCNDRRLALFENLFPIPRGVSYNSYLIMDEKITLMDTVDASVTHQFIENLDYALEGRSIDYLVIQHMEPDHCANIEELMRRYPNMQVVANQKTMQMIGQFFDISTEGRTVLVKEGDELNTGSHTLRFLMAPMVHWPEVMVTYDEKDKVLFSADAFGTFGALNGNIFNDEIDFEKDWLLDARRYYANIVGKYGMQVQALLKKAAALDIRMICSLHGPIWRTDLSYFIDKYDKWSKYEPEDQAVAIIYGSIYGNTEQAVNALAMRLAEKGVKNISVYDVSTVHVSDLIAEIFRCSHLVLACSTYNGGIYPPMENLLADMKALSVKKRTIAVMDNGTWAPSAGKQMIKMLEEMKDMTILDMQLSIKSTLKQERAEELAAFAQQIVDAM, from the coding sequence ATGCAGAGTACAAGAAAGGTAACTGAAGACATTAGGTGGGTAGGATGCAACGACAGAAGGCTTGCTCTTTTTGAGAACTTGTTCCCGATACCAAGAGGCGTATCCTATAATTCTTATCTGATTATGGATGAGAAGATTACTCTGATGGACACGGTTGACGCATCTGTAACCCATCAATTTATTGAGAATCTGGATTACGCGCTGGAGGGCAGAAGCATAGACTACCTCGTGATCCAGCATATGGAGCCGGACCACTGTGCCAACATCGAGGAACTGATGCGCAGATATCCGAATATGCAGGTGGTTGCAAACCAGAAGACAATGCAGATGATCGGCCAGTTCTTTGATATCAGCACGGAGGGAAGAACGGTTCTTGTGAAAGAAGGGGACGAGCTTAATACCGGAAGCCATACGCTGCGATTTTTGATGGCGCCTATGGTTCACTGGCCGGAAGTCATGGTGACTTATGATGAAAAGGACAAGGTATTATTTTCAGCAGATGCGTTTGGAACGTTCGGCGCATTGAACGGGAATATATTTAATGACGAGATAGATTTTGAAAAAGACTGGCTTTTGGATGCCAGAAGATACTATGCGAATATTGTTGGAAAATATGGAATGCAGGTTCAGGCGCTGCTTAAGAAAGCGGCTGCGCTGGATATCCGGATGATCTGCTCCCTTCACGGGCCGATCTGGAGGACCGATCTTTCCTACTTTATTGACAAGTATGACAAGTGGAGCAAGTATGAGCCGGAAGATCAGGCTGTGGCGATCATTTATGGGTCAATCTACGGGAATACAGAGCAGGCAGTCAATGCGCTGGCAATGCGCCTGGCTGAAAAAGGCGTTAAGAATATCTCGGTTTATGACGTATCCACTGTCCATGTCTCCGACCTGATCGCGGAGATATTCCGCTGCAGCCATCTTGTGCTGGCATGCTCTACCTATAACGGCGGAATCTATCCTCCAATGGAGAACCTGCTTGCGGATATGAAGGCCCTGTCTGTAAAGAAACGTACGATAGCGGTGATGGATAACGGGACTTGGGCGCCTTCGGCTGGAAAGCAGATGATTAAGATGCTGGAAGAAATGAAAGATATGACCATTCTGGACATGCAGCTGTCGATCAAGTCTACTCTGAAACAGGAACGGGCGGAGGAACTGGCAGCATTCGCGCAGCAGATCGTAGATGCCATGTAG
- a CDS encoding TM1266 family iron-only hydrogenase system putative regulator encodes MDNRVSVISIIIKEEESIGAVNELLHEFREYIVGRMGIPYRDRGVSIISVVLDAPGDATSSLSGKLGMLEGVSAKTLTAKL; translated from the coding sequence ATGGATAACAGAGTATCGGTAATCAGCATTATTATAAAAGAAGAGGAATCCATCGGGGCAGTCAATGAACTGCTCCATGAATTCCGTGAGTATATCGTGGGACGTATGGGAATTCCCTATAGGGACCGCGGCGTCTCCATTATCAGCGTCGTGCTGGACGCGCCAGGCGATGCCACCAGTTCCCTGTCCGGGAAGCTGGGCATGCTGGAAGGCGTAAGCGCAAAGACGCTGACTGCGAAACTATAG
- a CDS encoding PduL/EutD family phosphate acyltransferase, with translation MGVAIPIETSARHIHMCRNDFEALFGEGSELTYKADLSQPGQFVAKERLSVRGPKGLFENVAILGPFRKETQLEISMTDSRKLGVPGIIRQSGDTKDTPGCTLIGPKGSIELDHGVIVAKRHIHMTPVQAVQMNVKDNDEVFVIMESYERSLIFADVIVRVSPQFALAMHVDTDEANAFANENHPTGVILKLFGGRTYNLQKWAEELQSGIHRL, from the coding sequence ATGGGCGTTGCAATACCAATTGAAACCAGCGCGCGGCATATCCATATGTGCCGCAATGACTTTGAAGCACTGTTCGGTGAGGGCAGCGAACTGACCTACAAAGCCGACTTAAGCCAGCCTGGGCAGTTCGTGGCCAAGGAGCGGCTGAGCGTCCGGGGGCCAAAAGGATTGTTTGAGAATGTTGCCATACTGGGGCCTTTTCGCAAGGAGACCCAGCTAGAGATATCTATGACGGATAGCCGCAAACTTGGGGTTCCGGGAATCATACGCCAGTCCGGAGATACGAAAGACACGCCTGGCTGTACCTTGATCGGCCCGAAGGGCAGCATCGAGCTGGATCACGGCGTCATCGTGGCCAAAAGGCACATCCATATGACGCCTGTACAGGCTGTCCAGATGAATGTAAAAGACAATGACGAGGTGTTCGTGATCATGGAAAGTTATGAGCGCTCCCTCATTTTCGCGGATGTCATCGTCCGCGTCAGTCCCCAATTTGCGCTTGCCATGCATGTGGATACGGACGAAGCCAATGCATTTGCCAATGAGAATCATCCCACCGGCGTTATTCTCAAACTCTTCGGAGGCAGAACCTATAACCTTCAGAAATGGGCTGAGGAACTGCAAAGTGGCATCCATCGGCTATAG
- a CDS encoding glutamine synthetase family protein: MNYYTRADILRIVEEEDVGFIRLQFTDIFGVMKNVAITASQLEKALDHQIMFDGASIEGFARIEESDMYLYPDLDTFEIFPWRPQQGKVARLICDVYKPDGTIFQSDPRYVLKKVMSQAKSMGLEFDVGPECEFFLFHTDEDGLPTTVTHESAGYFDLGPLDLGENARRDMVLTLEDMGYEIEASHHESAPAQHEIDLHYDEALASADSIMTFKLVVKTIAKRHGLHATFMPKPKSGINGSGMHINMSMRKDGINIFHDSKDPAGLSKEAYWFIGGLMKHMKAICFITNPVVNSYKRLVPGYEAPVYIAWSARNRTPLIRIPDTRGDAVRIELRSPDPSANPYLALAVCLAAGLEGIQNEIMPPKSVDCNIYEMSEEERKASGIEMLPGSLLEAAREFEKDAFIQSVLGEDLSKKYIEAKTREYADYRAQVTDWEISRYLHRL, encoded by the coding sequence ATGAATTATTATACGAGAGCAGATATTTTAAGAATAGTAGAGGAAGAAGATGTGGGCTTCATACGCCTTCAGTTTACCGATATCTTCGGAGTCATGAAGAACGTCGCGATCACTGCCAGCCAGCTGGAAAAGGCGCTGGATCATCAGATTATGTTTGACGGGGCTTCAATCGAAGGCTTTGCGAGGATTGAAGAGTCTGACATGTATCTATATCCGGATCTTGATACCTTTGAAATATTTCCATGGAGGCCTCAGCAAGGGAAGGTAGCCCGATTGATCTGTGATGTATATAAGCCGGATGGAACCATCTTTCAAAGCGATCCCAGATATGTGCTGAAAAAGGTAATGTCTCAGGCAAAGTCAATGGGACTCGAATTCGATGTGGGGCCGGAATGTGAATTCTTCCTGTTCCATACGGATGAAGATGGACTGCCAACGACTGTGACCCATGAAAGCGCGGGCTATTTCGATCTCGGGCCTCTGGACTTAGGAGAGAATGCGCGGCGTGATATGGTGCTGACACTGGAGGATATGGGATATGAGATTGAGGCATCCCATCATGAATCCGCGCCTGCGCAGCACGAGATCGATCTCCACTATGACGAGGCATTGGCTTCAGCGGACAGTATTATGACTTTTAAGCTGGTCGTAAAGACCATTGCCAAGCGCCATGGACTGCATGCAACATTTATGCCGAAGCCAAAGTCCGGTATAAATGGCTCAGGAATGCATATTAATATGTCTATGAGAAAAGACGGCATCAACATATTTCATGATTCAAAAGATCCTGCAGGATTAAGCAAGGAAGCCTATTGGTTCATTGGCGGACTTATGAAGCATATGAAGGCCATCTGCTTTATCACCAATCCGGTGGTCAATTCTTATAAACGTCTGGTTCCAGGCTATGAGGCTCCGGTATACATTGCCTGGTCAGCCAGGAACAGGACGCCGCTGATCCGGATCCCCGATACCAGGGGAGATGCCGTAAGAATCGAACTCAGAAGCCCTGACCCATCGGCCAATCCTTATCTGGCACTGGCAGTTTGCCTGGCGGCAGGACTTGAGGGAATCCAAAATGAGATCATGCCGCCCAAGAGCGTTGACTGCAACATCTATGAGATGTCCGAGGAAGAGAGGAAGGCTTCCGGGATAGAGATGCTTCCGGGAAGCCTTCTGGAAGCGGCCAGGGAATTTGAGAAGGATGCATTTATACAAAGCGTACTGGGAGAAGATCTGTCTAAGAAATATATCGAGGCGAAGACAAGAGAATATGCAGATTACCGCGCCCAGGTCACGGATTGGGAGATAAGCAGATACCTGCACCGCCTGTAG
- a CDS encoding ANTAR domain-containing response regulator, with protein MVGIIVVFPNKGNAANIRNLLVRGGMDVTGACTTGAQALNYADALDEGIVVCGYKLKDMMYTELREYLPEQFEMLLIASADKWSTGLIDGIVGLSMPVKAYDLMNTMDMMLRNMGQRRRKRRLDRKTRDSRQQEVISQAKELLMARNNMSEAEAHRYLQKSSMDSGTNMVETAQMVLSIMAE; from the coding sequence TTGGTAGGTATTATTGTCGTATTTCCCAATAAGGGCAATGCAGCCAATATTCGGAACCTGCTGGTTCGCGGCGGCATGGATGTGACAGGAGCATGTACCACAGGCGCCCAGGCACTGAACTATGCGGATGCCTTGGATGAAGGAATCGTGGTATGCGGTTATAAGTTAAAAGATATGATGTATACGGAACTGCGGGAATATCTTCCAGAGCAATTCGAGATGCTTCTGATCGCATCTGCGGATAAATGGAGCACAGGCCTGATCGACGGCATCGTGGGGCTGTCAATGCCTGTTAAGGCATATGATCTGATGAATACGATGGATATGATGCTTCGCAATATGGGGCAAAGGAGAAGAAAGCGAAGGCTGGATCGAAAAACCAGAGACTCCAGGCAGCAGGAAGTGATCAGTCAGGCGAAAGAACTGCTAATGGCGCGCAACAACATGTCGGAAGCCGAGGCCCACAGATATCTGCAAAAGAGTAGTATGGACAGCGGGACGAATATGGTAGAGACGGCCCAAATGGTGCTAAGCATCATGGCCGAATAA
- the dapF gene encoding diaminopimelate epimerase, whose protein sequence is MRFTKMHGLGNDYVYVNCFKEKVEHPSEVARFVSDRHFGIGSDGLIMINPSKVADFEMEMYNADGSRGEMCGNGIRCVAKYVYDYGLTDKTSISVETLGGIKYLDLTIKDGKVALVKVDMGKPELKPERIPIVSDEERVVNEPIIVGGMEYRMTGVSMGNPHVVVYVKDLEGVKIEHVGPKFENHERFPKRVNTEFAKVLDRKTVEMRVWERGSGETLACGTGACAVAVASILNGMTEDQVTVKLLGGDLLIEWDQEADRVYMTGPATVVYDGEIAI, encoded by the coding sequence ATGAGATTTACAAAAATGCATGGTTTGGGGAACGATTATGTCTATGTGAATTGTTTCAAAGAGAAGGTGGAACATCCATCCGAGGTAGCCAGGTTCGTAAGCGACAGACACTTTGGGATTGGCTCGGATGGGTTGATCATGATCAATCCATCCAAAGTAGCGGATTTTGAGATGGAGATGTATAATGCGGATGGATCCAGGGGGGAGATGTGCGGCAACGGCATCCGCTGCGTGGCGAAGTATGTGTATGATTATGGGCTTACGGATAAGACCAGCATATCTGTGGAGACCCTGGGAGGCATCAAATATCTGGATCTTACCATTAAGGATGGCAAGGTCGCTCTTGTAAAAGTAGATATGGGAAAACCAGAGCTTAAGCCGGAGAGAATTCCTATCGTATCAGATGAAGAGCGCGTGGTGAACGAGCCGATCATCGTGGGAGGCATGGAATACCGGATGACCGGGGTTTCCATGGGCAATCCCCATGTAGTCGTCTATGTGAAGGATCTTGAAGGAGTGAAAATCGAACATGTAGGCCCCAAATTCGAGAATCATGAGAGGTTCCCAAAAAGAGTCAATACGGAGTTTGCCAAGGTTCTGGACCGCAAGACCGTAGAGATGCGCGTGTGGGAGAGAGGCTCCGGCGAGACTCTGGCCTGTGGAACCGGCGCCTGCGCAGTGGCGGTAGCCAGCATATTAAACGGGATGACGGAAGACCAGGTTACCGTGAAGCTGCTGGGCGGTGATCTCTTGATCGAGTGGGATCAGGAGGCTGACAGAGTCTATATGACCGGGCCCGCTACCGTTGTATACGATGGGGAGATTGCAATATAA
- a CDS encoding LL-diaminopimelate aminotransferase: MFKVNEDYLKLPGSYLFSTIGKKVAAFQEANPKQDIIRLGIGDVTQPLAPAIIDALHGAVDEMAHAETFHGYAPDLGYEFLRSAMAKNDYQDKGCDIKADEIFISDGAKCDSGNIQEIFAKDNKIAVCDPVYPVYVDTNVMAGRTGVYDQKSETWSDVIYMPCTKETGFAPQLPKETPDIIYLCFPNNPTGSTITKSQLQEWVDYANKAGAVIIYDAAYEAYISEVDVPHTIYECEGARTCAIELRSFSKNAGFTGVRLGATVIPKDLKCGDVMLHSLWARRHGTKYNGAPYIVQKAGEAVYSEAGKAQLKEQVAYYMKNASVIYEGLKEAGYNVSGGVNAPYIWLETPKGMTSWEFFDYLLEKANVVGTPGSGFGPSGEGYFRLTAFGSYENTVRAIERIKKI; this comes from the coding sequence ATGTTTAAAGTAAATGAAGATTACTTGAAGTTACCAGGAAGTTACCTCTTTTCCACGATTGGCAAAAAAGTGGCGGCTTTTCAGGAAGCCAATCCAAAACAGGACATTATCAGGCTTGGAATCGGCGATGTGACTCAGCCGCTGGCGCCGGCGATCATTGACGCCCTCCACGGCGCGGTAGATGAAATGGCCCATGCAGAGACCTTTCATGGATATGCCCCGGACTTGGGATACGAGTTCCTAAGAAGCGCCATGGCAAAGAATGATTACCAGGACAAAGGATGTGATATAAAGGCCGACGAGATATTCATCTCAGATGGAGCAAAGTGCGATTCCGGAAATATCCAGGAAATATTCGCGAAGGATAATAAGATTGCCGTATGCGACCCAGTCTATCCCGTCTATGTAGATACGAACGTAATGGCCGGGCGTACCGGGGTCTATGACCAGAAGTCGGAGACATGGAGCGATGTGATCTACATGCCTTGTACGAAAGAGACCGGATTCGCGCCCCAGCTGCCGAAAGAAACGCCGGATATCATCTATCTGTGTTTCCCGAATAACCCTACCGGATCTACTATTACCAAGTCTCAGTTGCAGGAATGGGTGGACTATGCCAATAAGGCGGGCGCGGTCATCATCTATGACGCAGCCTATGAAGCATACATTAGTGAAGTGGACGTGCCTCACACCATCTATGAGTGCGAAGGCGCAAGAACCTGCGCGATCGAGCTTCGAAGTTTCTCCAAGAATGCCGGATTTACAGGCGTAAGGCTTGGCGCCACCGTGATTCCCAAGGATCTGAAATGTGGAGACGTGATGCTGCATTCCCTGTGGGCGAGGCGGCACGGGACCAAGTATAACGGAGCCCCCTATATTGTCCAGAAGGCCGGGGAGGCAGTGTATTCCGAAGCTGGAAAGGCACAGTTAAAAGAGCAGGTTGCCTATTATATGAAGAATGCCTCCGTCATCTACGAAGGGCTGAAGGAGGCAGGCTACAACGTGTCGGGAGGCGTGAACGCGCCGTATATCTGGCTGGAGACGCCAAAAGGGATGACTTCCTGGGAATTCTTTGACTATCTGCTGGAAAAGGCCAATGTGGTGGGAACGCCCGGTTCAGGATTCGGGCCAAGCGGCGAGGGATATTTCCGTCTCACTGCCTTTGGATCTTATGAAAATACAGTCCGTGCGATTGAGCGGATCAAGAAGATATAG